A stretch of the Bacillus sp. B-jedd genome encodes the following:
- a CDS encoding sensor histidine kinase, with the protein METLTGQKEISSYIIHSQEDELKRIALDLHEGVGQNLYSVFNGLQFIESAVPDPAMKAYVAEMSRLMERTIQEIRLLSVELHPPTLSTLGFVPAIKSYIKLYTSTFGIIVDVEVEGEEQAISEKGRIAVFRVCQEALANIAKYADTCHVSMGVSWSQDSLIVTIKDFGKGFDVEDNPHGYQSSGLAAMKERMLLAGGNCHISSTIGEGTLIELTLPLD; encoded by the coding sequence ATGGAGACGTTGACAGGACAAAAAGAAATCAGCTCTTATATTATCCATTCGCAGGAAGATGAACTGAAAAGGATTGCCCTGGATCTCCATGAAGGAGTCGGACAGAATCTCTACAGTGTCTTCAATGGGCTTCAATTCATTGAATCGGCGGTGCCGGACCCTGCGATGAAGGCTTATGTCGCCGAGATGTCCAGGCTGATGGAGCGGACCATCCAGGAAATCCGTCTCCTGTCCGTGGAATTGCATCCTCCAACACTAAGCACCCTTGGCTTTGTGCCTGCGATTAAAAGCTATATCAAGCTCTATACGTCCACATTCGGCATTATTGTTGATGTAGAGGTGGAGGGAGAAGAGCAGGCCATATCAGAAAAAGGACGCATCGCGGTATTCCGGGTCTGCCAGGAAGCGCTTGCGAATATCGCCAAGTACGCCGATACATGCCATGTCAGCATGGGCGTAAGCTGGTCCCAAGATTCACTCATCGTCACTATCAAGGACTTTGGGAAAGGCTTTGATGTGGAAGACAACCCGCACGGATACCAATCCTCCGGTCTTGCCGCCATGAAAGAACGGATGCTTCTGGCTGGCGGGAATTGCCATATTTCCTCTACAATAGGGGAAGGGACATTGATCGAACTGACCCTGCCGCTCGACTAA
- a CDS encoding GAF domain-containing protein has protein sequence MDELRGLKPVTEKINWLREAIGCDFVGLAIQNKIGPDIRWHFASGNLNDKYERITVRYGKGIAGKVVSTGSPILVENFPENIAGKATDYPIMLAEKLKSSYAVPLFFNGVPKGVLLAGNRSDLSFGVPWCSAVRETASALEEILEGYHLL, from the coding sequence ATGGATGAATTGAGGGGCCTCAAGCCTGTCACGGAAAAGATTAACTGGCTGCGGGAAGCGATTGGCTGTGACTTCGTCGGGCTGGCCATCCAGAATAAAATTGGCCCCGATATCCGCTGGCATTTCGCCTCAGGCAATCTGAATGATAAATACGAACGGATCACCGTCCGATACGGAAAAGGGATTGCCGGCAAGGTCGTATCGACCGGAAGTCCGATTCTTGTCGAGAACTTTCCTGAAAACATTGCTGGGAAAGCGACCGACTATCCTATCATGCTCGCGGAGAAATTGAAATCTTCCTATGCGGTGCCGCTATTCTTCAATGGAGTGCCAAAGGGAGTCCTTTTGGCAGGGAACCGGTCTGACCTATCCTTCGGTGTGCCATGGTGTTCAGCGGTAAGGGAAACAGCATCCGCGCTGGAGGAAATCCTGGAAGGTTACCATCTACTTTGA
- a CDS encoding response regulator — MIKILLVDDHAVVRMGLSMLLNSHADMRVVGEASEGNEGIKKALELKPNVVIMDLSMPHGKDGLSATSELKKLMPEVNILILTMHDDEEYLFRAIQAGASGCILKSAPHDELLAAIEMVAKGDAYLHPSATKRLMEEYMGALRHGNADTFNLLSDREKEILTLVAKGFSNKEIAEQLVISVKTVETHKGNVMEKLQLKTRPELVQYAIKKGLLGYGL, encoded by the coding sequence TTGATTAAAATTCTGCTTGTTGATGACCATGCCGTTGTCAGGATGGGGCTGTCGATGCTGCTGAACTCTCATGCTGATATGAGGGTGGTCGGCGAGGCCTCCGAAGGCAACGAGGGAATAAAAAAGGCGCTTGAGCTTAAACCAAATGTTGTCATTATGGACCTGAGCATGCCCCATGGAAAAGACGGGCTTTCGGCCACCTCGGAACTGAAAAAGCTTATGCCTGAAGTAAATATTTTGATTCTGACCATGCACGATGATGAAGAATATCTGTTCCGCGCCATCCAGGCAGGCGCATCGGGCTGTATTTTGAAAAGCGCCCCTCATGATGAACTGCTGGCCGCGATTGAAATGGTGGCAAAGGGGGACGCCTATCTGCATCCTTCCGCCACGAAACGCCTGATGGAGGAGTATATGGGAGCTCTTCGCCACGGGAATGCGGATACTTTCAATCTCCTGTCGGACAGGGAGAAAGAAATCCTCACGCTTGTGGCAAAAGGATTTTCGAATAAGGAAATTGCCGAGCAGCTGGTGATTTCGGTCAAAACGGTCGAGACCCATAAAGGGAACGTGATGGAGAAACTTCAGCTGAAAACCAGGCCAGAGCTTGTCCAATATGCGATTAAAAAAGGGCTGTTGGGTTACGGTCTTTGA
- the maa gene encoding maltose O-acetyltransferase → MKTEKEKMLAGEMYVPADPELVEERLKARRLANAYNQTAETEFERRTEILQELFGSVGKNSFIEPDFRCDYGSNIYAGDNFYANFNCVILDVCEVRFGDNCMLAPGVHIYTATHPLHPVERNSGREFGKPVTIGNNVWIGGSAVINPGVTIGDNAVIASGAVVTKDVPANTVVGGNPARVIKYIEI, encoded by the coding sequence ATGAAAACGGAAAAAGAGAAAATGCTTGCTGGTGAAATGTACGTTCCGGCTGATCCTGAACTGGTGGAGGAGCGCCTGAAGGCACGCAGGCTTGCAAATGCCTATAACCAAACCGCTGAAACTGAATTTGAAAGAAGGACGGAAATTCTACAGGAGCTGTTCGGGTCTGTTGGCAAAAATAGCTTCATAGAACCGGATTTCCGCTGTGATTATGGTTCAAATATCTACGCTGGCGACAACTTTTACGCGAATTTCAATTGTGTCATCCTCGACGTATGCGAAGTCCGCTTTGGCGACAATTGCATGCTGGCTCCAGGAGTACATATATATACGGCGACACATCCGCTTCATCCGGTTGAACGCAATTCGGGCCGGGAGTTCGGCAAGCCGGTCACGATCGGCAACAATGTCTGGATTGGCGGCAGCGCCGTTATTAATCCGGGAGTGACAATCGGCGACAACGCAGTCATCGCCTCCGGTGCGGTCGTGACAAAGGATGTACCGGCCAATACAGTGGTCGGCGGGAACCCGGCGAGAGTCATTAAGTATATTGAAATATAA
- a CDS encoding membrane protein, whose protein sequence is MQANLETVKKPGRSVNDAFASHFAKSMFLAVSGLVILSFIGTRMFTHVDLNLYGYMVGTIVFLGGFFYRFIAWGERPPTKIFIKKGIKLLFRKSTPKTATEQLVTYRFIWNRGLYRWTQHIMMGWGCVIALLVTFPLVFGWMYFTMADNGMYTIVLMGMNIMTVPADGFIAFLSYNALNISAFMVITGVSMALYRRLKNMQARAEQTFMYDFLPLYLLLFVSITGLALTFINIALHGFGHQVMSLIHQYSVIITLIYMPFGKLAHIPFRPLSVFARNYREHYAEQATKECKVCGTGFVSVEQSNDVIDVLGMNDIEFASKEGFHLAELCLPCRRKYRIAQFSGFATHQVKVKEANQNAKG, encoded by the coding sequence ATGCAGGCGAATCTTGAAACTGTAAAAAAACCCGGCCGGTCTGTTAACGATGCTTTTGCATCCCATTTTGCCAAATCGATGTTTTTGGCGGTGAGCGGGCTTGTCATCCTATCATTCATTGGAACGAGGATGTTCACACACGTTGATTTAAACCTTTACGGCTATATGGTTGGAACGATTGTTTTCCTCGGCGGTTTTTTCTACCGGTTCATTGCCTGGGGAGAAAGGCCACCGACAAAGATCTTTATTAAAAAGGGGATCAAGCTTCTTTTCAGAAAATCGACTCCTAAAACGGCGACCGAGCAGCTGGTGACATACCGGTTCATCTGGAATCGCGGCCTGTATCGCTGGACACAGCATATCATGATGGGCTGGGGCTGCGTCATCGCCCTACTCGTTACATTCCCGCTCGTATTTGGCTGGATGTACTTCACGATGGCCGACAACGGCATGTACACAATCGTGCTGATGGGGATGAACATCATGACTGTCCCGGCTGATGGCTTTATCGCGTTTTTATCGTATAACGCTCTGAACATTTCTGCTTTCATGGTCATCACTGGCGTTTCGATGGCGCTCTACCGTCGCTTGAAAAATATGCAGGCCCGCGCCGAGCAAACGTTTATGTACGACTTCCTGCCACTATACCTGCTGCTGTTTGTTTCCATCACAGGTCTGGCGCTGACATTCATTAATATCGCGTTGCACGGCTTCGGCCACCAGGTAATGTCCTTGATTCACCAATATTCAGTTATCATTACTCTAATCTACATGCCATTCGGTAAACTAGCGCACATTCCGTTCCGCCCGCTAAGCGTTTTTGCAAGAAACTACCGTGAACACTATGCGGAGCAGGCGACAAAGGAATGCAAGGTTTGCGGAACAGGCTTCGTATCTGTTGAACAATCAAACGATGTCATTGATGTACTCGGAATGAACGATATAGAATTCGCGTCCAAGGAAGGGTTCCATCTTGCCGAGCTTTGCCTTCCATGCCGCCGGAAATACCGGATCGCACAGTTCTCCGGATTTGCGACCCATCAAGTGAAAGTCAAGGAGGCCAACCAGAATGCAAAAGGTTGA
- a CDS encoding 4Fe-4S dicluster domain-containing protein: MDKRLYIELENCIGCRSCLAACTQCGGHEERNRNYVYDVNPLVDRQTMPLMCLHCVNPACARSCPAQAIQIHETGAVLSALVEKCIGCQNCTIACPYGIPKFDTEQNLMYKCDLCIDRSKDGIPPMCASVCPTNTLQWLTDEEIDAKRKQFNLDNGGKWVTSLPYLEGETNVKVNLPGILQGVTKLF, translated from the coding sequence ATGGATAAGAGGCTGTATATAGAACTTGAAAACTGTATAGGATGCCGTTCATGCCTCGCTGCCTGCACACAGTGCGGCGGGCATGAAGAACGGAACCGGAACTACGTTTATGACGTAAACCCGCTTGTTGACCGGCAGACCATGCCTCTTATGTGCCTTCACTGTGTGAACCCGGCATGCGCGAGGAGCTGTCCGGCCCAGGCGATCCAGATCCATGAAACTGGTGCGGTCCTTTCCGCGCTCGTTGAAAAATGCATCGGCTGCCAAAACTGCACGATTGCATGCCCGTACGGCATTCCGAAGTTCGACACCGAGCAGAACCTCATGTATAAATGCGACCTATGCATCGATCGTTCCAAGGACGGCATCCCGCCGATGTGCGCGAGCGTCTGCCCGACGAATACACTGCAGTGGCTGACAGATGAGGAAATTGACGCGAAGAGAAAGCAATTCAATCTTGATAACGGCGGTAAATGGGTGACAAGCCTGCCTTATCTTGAAGGGGAAACAAACGTTAAAGTAAATCTCCCTGGCATCTTGCAGGGCGTCACGAAATTGTTTTAG
- a CDS encoding Rieske (2Fe-2S) protein, with product MAEKNNKIPFEEDNYTHNINRSNERKLDRRGFMKTLVGAAGVFAVSSLPWGAMAAKELIDLGEKEYPRKKIASLDSVAVGDAVEFAFPGEHDSAIMIRLSETKFVAYQNACTHLRCPVFWNKEENDLLCPCHHGKFDVETGAPTAGPPRRPLPEIFVKVDKGAVYATGVKRYEA from the coding sequence ATGGCAGAGAAAAATAATAAAATCCCGTTCGAAGAAGATAATTATACACATAACATTAACCGCAGCAATGAGCGGAAACTGGACCGGCGCGGCTTCATGAAAACACTCGTCGGGGCGGCCGGCGTGTTCGCCGTCTCCTCCCTGCCGTGGGGGGCGATGGCCGCGAAGGAACTGATCGACCTTGGTGAGAAGGAATATCCGCGCAAAAAAATCGCCAGCCTCGATTCTGTCGCTGTTGGTGATGCGGTGGAATTCGCATTTCCCGGCGAACACGACAGCGCGATTATGATTCGTCTGTCCGAGACAAAGTTCGTAGCCTACCAAAATGCCTGCACCCACCTGCGCTGCCCGGTATTTTGGAATAAAGAAGAAAATGACCTGCTTTGCCCTTGCCACCACGGCAAGTTTGATGTCGAAACAGGAGCGCCTACAGCGGGACCGCCAAGAAGGCCGCTTCCGGAAATTTTCGTTAAGGTTGATAAAGGGGCGGTATACGCGACTGGGGTGAAGCGCTATGAAGCCTAG
- a CDS encoding molybdopterin oxidoreductase family protein, with the protein MQKVEFRNERDKYFKEVENLTHPNETLVKTHCSYCAMQCGMNLRVNTVTNKIIGVEPRYDWPVTVGKMCPKGVTAYQQVNHPDRILKPLIRDDASLKGTKDGFREATWEEAYDLIVKNFKKLQAEYGKDSVSVYGGVSMTNEKCYLTGKFARVGLQTRYIDYNGRFCMSSAAGGLNRSLGIDRGSTVPWTDVHETDCLFIAGSNTAECHPTSMFRVWNVQERGGYLIIADPRETPIARRADVHLDLKPGTDLALANGIVNLLIQKGYADEEFVNNHTNGFAELKELVKEFTPEYTSEITGVAPEKIIRAAELFGKAPNAIVMFARGIEQQQKGVDNVSAYVNMSLVTGKIGRPKSGVATITGQGNGQGGREHGQKADALPGYRKLANPEHVKEVAEVWGIKPEEMPLPGVSAYEMFELMEQKTIRALYLLCSNPAVSAPNLNYVREQMKNLDFMVCVDFYLSESAEFADVILPTTTWAEDEGTTTNVEGRIIKINRAQAPLGESKPDWQIQIEIAERMGRGQYFSHLKTPLNIFNELRRASKGGTADYSGVTWEKIDKQDGVFWPCKSEEDTGTPHLFLDKKFYHPDGKAKLFALPYTPPAEEPDNEFPLRLTTGRVVYHYLSGNQTRRIQFLHDMCPDPFVEVHPETAAKYGIEHEERVLLYTRRGEAVYQVKITEAIRKDTVFVPYSWGHEKSINLLTIPALDPISRMPEFKACAAQIKKAPAEKHDLKKVR; encoded by the coding sequence ATGCAAAAGGTTGAGTTCAGAAACGAACGGGATAAATATTTCAAGGAAGTTGAAAACCTCACCCATCCGAACGAAACTCTCGTCAAGACACACTGCAGCTATTGCGCGATGCAGTGCGGAATGAACCTGAGGGTCAATACGGTGACAAATAAAATTATCGGCGTTGAGCCCCGCTATGACTGGCCAGTGACGGTCGGCAAAATGTGCCCGAAAGGCGTGACCGCTTACCAGCAGGTCAACCACCCAGACAGGATCCTAAAGCCTCTAATCCGTGATGATGCATCCTTGAAAGGGACGAAAGATGGCTTCCGTGAAGCAACTTGGGAAGAGGCATACGATTTAATTGTAAAGAACTTCAAAAAGCTTCAGGCTGAATACGGCAAAGACAGCGTATCCGTCTACGGCGGCGTGTCGATGACAAACGAAAAGTGCTACCTGACAGGAAAATTCGCCCGTGTCGGCCTCCAGACAAGATATATCGATTACAACGGTCGTTTTTGCATGTCGAGTGCGGCTGGCGGGTTGAACCGTTCCCTCGGAATCGACCGCGGCTCCACGGTTCCCTGGACAGACGTCCATGAAACAGACTGCCTGTTTATAGCTGGCAGCAACACGGCTGAATGCCATCCGACTTCGATGTTCCGTGTCTGGAACGTCCAGGAACGGGGCGGCTACCTGATCATTGCCGACCCGCGTGAAACGCCGATTGCGAGAAGGGCTGATGTCCATCTGGATCTGAAGCCTGGCACAGACTTGGCGCTAGCGAACGGCATCGTGAACTTATTAATTCAAAAAGGCTATGCCGATGAAGAATTCGTCAATAACCATACAAATGGTTTTGCAGAGCTGAAAGAACTCGTAAAAGAATTCACACCTGAATATACAAGCGAAATTACCGGGGTCGCACCTGAAAAAATCATCCGTGCCGCAGAGTTGTTCGGCAAGGCGCCGAATGCGATCGTCATGTTCGCCCGCGGAATCGAGCAGCAGCAGAAAGGCGTTGATAACGTCTCCGCTTATGTGAACATGTCACTGGTTACCGGCAAAATCGGCCGCCCGAAATCTGGCGTTGCCACCATCACAGGACAGGGGAACGGACAGGGAGGCCGCGAGCATGGCCAAAAGGCAGATGCGCTGCCAGGCTATCGTAAGCTAGCCAATCCTGAACACGTTAAGGAAGTTGCGGAAGTTTGGGGAATTAAACCGGAAGAAATGCCGCTTCCTGGCGTTTCCGCTTACGAAATGTTCGAACTCATGGAACAGAAGACAATTCGCGCGCTTTACCTGCTTTGCTCAAACCCGGCTGTATCAGCCCCGAACCTGAACTATGTTAGGGAACAGATGAAGAATCTAGATTTCATGGTCTGTGTCGATTTCTACCTATCCGAATCAGCGGAATTCGCCGATGTCATCCTGCCGACAACGACATGGGCGGAGGATGAAGGAACTACGACAAACGTGGAAGGCCGGATTATCAAAATCAACCGCGCCCAGGCACCACTTGGAGAGTCTAAGCCAGATTGGCAGATCCAAATCGAAATCGCGGAACGGATGGGACGCGGCCAGTATTTCTCCCACCTGAAAACGCCGCTCAATATTTTTAACGAACTCCGCCGCGCTTCAAAAGGCGGAACAGCGGATTACTCTGGAGTTACATGGGAAAAGATAGATAAACAGGATGGCGTCTTCTGGCCATGCAAGAGTGAAGAAGATACTGGGACACCGCATCTTTTCCTTGATAAGAAGTTTTACCATCCGGACGGAAAAGCGAAGCTGTTCGCCCTTCCGTATACACCACCAGCAGAGGAGCCGGATAATGAATTCCCGCTTCGCCTGACAACGGGCCGCGTCGTGTACCATTATCTATCGGGCAACCAGACTAGAAGAATTCAATTTTTGCACGATATGTGCCCTGATCCGTTTGTCGAGGTTCATCCTGAAACCGCCGCGAAATACGGAATAGAACACGAAGAACGGGTTCTCCTTTACACCCGCCGCGGTGAAGCCGTTTATCAGGTGAAAATCACGGAAGCAATCAGGAAAGATACTGTTTTCGTTCCATATTCTTGGGGACATGAAAAATCTATTAACCTATTAACAATCCCGGCGCTTGACCCGATTAGCCGGATGCCGGAATTCAAGGCTTGCGCCGCTCAGATTAAAAAGGCGCCTGCCGAAAAACACGACTTAAAGAAGGTGCGATAA
- a CDS encoding PAS domain S-box protein translates to MIKGNGFTGRQDTGGAVLVDENGKVQYMSDQALGLFGYRAGVFKDAGFSFESLLPEYDFGTIPEGVLKSTYGRNVEGEKFPLFFTMNSFSLEGVSYFLFVFQYGESQERLEAAGPEPINELVDYKFALDQAAIVAITDRRGKIKYVNEKFCEISQYQAEELIGEDHRIINSGYHPREFFTKLWQTITSGKVWHGEIKNRAKEGSYYWVDTTIIPFLDEQGKPYQHLAIRFEITERKRIEAELQKMTARIIDVQEEERKRLSRELHDGLGQNLYSHLITINRLLSELDHPLLVQMQEEAMEMIEEIRDLSWELRPSVLDDLGLVPAIRSFLNRYSSHYKIDVHFDCVLGRRLLPGTETTIYRVIQEALTNVRKYADVEEAAVTVREYEDAVRVMIEDHGRGFDVSGGPRGVGLFSMDERARASGGELQIISEPGKGTKVILEVPVR, encoded by the coding sequence ATGATAAAGGGGAATGGATTTACGGGAAGGCAGGATACCGGCGGCGCAGTGCTTGTCGATGAAAACGGCAAGGTGCAGTATATGAGCGATCAGGCGCTTGGCCTATTCGGATATAGGGCAGGCGTTTTCAAGGACGCCGGCTTTTCATTTGAAAGCCTTCTGCCGGAGTATGACTTCGGGACTATTCCTGAAGGGGTTTTGAAAAGTACATATGGCCGCAATGTAGAGGGGGAGAAATTTCCGCTCTTTTTCACTATGAACAGCTTTTCTCTTGAAGGCGTTTCATATTTCCTGTTTGTTTTTCAGTATGGAGAATCGCAGGAGAGGCTCGAAGCTGCTGGACCCGAGCCGATAAATGAGCTCGTCGATTATAAGTTCGCGCTTGACCAGGCCGCGATTGTCGCGATAACCGACCGCCGCGGCAAAATAAAATACGTAAATGAAAAGTTTTGCGAAATCTCGCAATACCAAGCCGAGGAACTGATTGGCGAAGATCATCGGATTATCAATTCCGGCTATCATCCACGCGAGTTTTTTACGAAGCTTTGGCAGACAATTACATCAGGCAAGGTCTGGCATGGCGAAATAAAGAATAGGGCCAAGGAAGGCAGTTACTACTGGGTAGACACGACAATCATCCCGTTTTTGGACGAACAAGGAAAACCGTACCAGCATTTGGCGATCCGGTTTGAAATTACCGAGCGGAAACGGATTGAGGCGGAGCTCCAGAAAATGACGGCGCGCATCATTGATGTCCAGGAAGAGGAGCGAAAGCGTTTATCACGCGAGCTCCATGACGGGCTTGGGCAAAATTTGTACAGCCACCTGATAACGATTAACCGGCTGCTGTCGGAGCTTGACCATCCGCTGCTTGTACAGATGCAGGAAGAAGCGATGGAAATGATTGAGGAAATCCGCGACCTGTCTTGGGAGCTGCGGCCGTCCGTGCTCGATGACCTCGGGCTTGTACCAGCAATCCGGTCATTTCTGAACCGCTATTCAAGCCATTACAAAATCGACGTCCATTTCGATTGTGTACTTGGCCGGAGGCTGCTTCCGGGGACGGAGACGACCATCTACCGCGTCATCCAGGAAGCGCTCACGAACGTCCGGAAATATGCGGATGTCGAGGAGGCCGCAGTAACGGTCAGGGAATATGAAGATGCTGTCCGGGTGATGATTGAAGATCACGGCCGGGGCTTTGATGTAAGTGGCGGCCCGCGCGGCGTCGGGCTGTTCAGCATGGACGAGCGTGCGCGGGCTTCTGGCGGGGAGCTGCAAATCATTTCGGAGCCTGGGAAAGGGACGAAGGTAATCCTGGAAGTGCCGGTGAGGTGA